CCCCTGTTATTGGGTTCATTTGAGAGCAACGAGTTTTCGCCAGCACACACGCAGTGGTATTCACGTATAATTGAGCTAGTTTGACATCCGTGAGGTTGAAATTGGGGAACATTCGTATGGCTTCGCCGACGCATTCTCTGAGCTGTGCAGAACGTTTGTGGTTGAAGGATTATCTGTTCGAGATCAATTTCTCGTGGCAACGAAGTTTCTTTGCAAATTTTTTGGCGAAAAATTTCACTTTTTCATCGATTGAAATTAAAGCGTTGCTATATTTACAGCAGTGGTCTTTAAAGCCGAATGCAATCCTTGTATAAAGCGGAAGCACGTATTATGAAATTGTAATACGCATATGTACAGAATTGGATACGTCTACTTACTAGATTTCGTTGTGTAGACGTTTTGAAAAGTCGGATGATATGTACAAAATGTTCTCTATAGGTTTCTATGTACAATTTGATTGctctgaaataataaatttttgtgGTTTAATTTTTTGCTGTCTCGGATCGATAGGTTCCGCTCCAGGCCTCACGGTGTTCGATTCCGAATCCTGTTCTTGGATGATGCAAACAGCTTTCGATAATTTcttgtacaattttaaataaaataatggcACTCGTCTGGAAATCATCTTGAAGCTTGGCGACGTTCTCGGTTTGATTCGTGCTTCCTGTTTACAATtgcttctatttttatatttttatgtacagtaatagaatttataaattatcGAACCAAAGTAGCCAGGTGCAGTTGTCTTATTGTTTACTGTACAAAAGCATGCAAAGAAATTTTAAAGCATCTCAAGGGTGAAATTGAACGATCTACTCACTAAATTATCCTTGTTCACTTGTCGAACGCACTCGAGGAACGTGCAGTATATCGTCGTAGGATTCGTTCTTGAATTTGCTGTACCAGTAGCGTTCTATTACAAAGGTACAAAAAGTTTAATCAATTTTACGCTCTAAATAAAGCTACGTTCAAAAACTTACGCTCAAGTACTGTTGACAGTGACCATAATCGGTATTATTGAGATAAATATAAGCACAATTAGACATTGCCACCAGTAAAGGATATCCAACGGTTTGACTAGAGGCCCGGAAGAAACATCCGTAACACGCATCTCGACGAACTGTATCTGAGCCTTGCGATTCATTGCACAATTGGTTTAACAATTCCGGAATCCTCACTCTGcgacaataattataaatatacatatatatgcctATTTACTAGCGATATTCAAATGAATCGACGTAAATAAATCAATTAAGGAGAAAGGTACTGTTTAATGCCCGCCAAGGACCCTAAAAATTTGGACAAGCTTTCCTTTACTAATGGTTCCACCAAGTTGACACCGCAAATTGCGAACAATATTAAAACAGGAGATACACGTAGTTTCACCATCGTTGCGCGATACTCATTGGTCATTTGAATGGGTATACGTTCGTACTAGCTGCTTTATACCCATAGATGGATCTGATAAGAGAACCCAGGAACGTATAACTTCCGGTAAAGGAGCCTCAGCATCTCTATTTTTAGAGAAAATATTGTTTCGATGTTCTACGATGTTTGTATTGTTTTGTGGCTACAGTAATTTTAATGTTAttgcaaattgtgatcattTAAGTAGAAGATTTTCTATCTaagtacgtaatagtaaattttGCTTTGTATCAAAGTTCACGTAATTATTCTTGCTTCTACAGATCAATTACGTGATCAAAAATACGATAGAAATGCAAGAATCAGTAGTAAGAAACACGTCTGGTTATAGCCAGTAAAATATTCTTGTCTGACCATGGACGGTACAATCTACTGCAAGCAGGCTAACTAACAGAATTACTTCTCATGTTTCTATTTTCAAATACATTGTAATCTTactatgtttctattttttatgtCACAATCTTGTTCTTGTTtcaataaataagaaaatatttcaatgttttaagaaaaattttaGCATAAAAGTAAGACGAGAAGGAACTTAAGAAATTGTTCAACGATACAAACACACGATTAAGCCGAGAATGATTCAAAGGAATAACGTCTAGAAAATTACTAAAAACATACCACAGCttaaattgaattatttttccgaAATGTTCGTCCTGCTTTCAATTTCCAACGACAGAATGTATTTCGTAACTCGCGGTACCTCAACTTTGTGCGGTCCTGGATGACAATCGTGCGGTGGAAGTGCAACAATTCTCATTACCTCTGTAACCGTGTACAAGCACGTCGACGACCACGCCGTTGGATGTCGTTGTCCTGTAAAAATGAATCGTGAACGAGAGATCTGGGACGGTGGAAGTCGGTGACGAGCGACAGCTCGATCGCAGCACCAGCGAAATCGGCCGGTTTCGCGGATGTGATCCGTCAGATCAGATCTGTCTGACACCATTATTACGTGGCGATATGAGGGAACTTCGTGTCGGGTTGGAAACGCAGTTGTATTCAACGTAGAGAACTATTGGACCTCTATGGAATGCTTTTCACGTGACGTGCCGTGTCGAGATATCAAccagtttatttatttttcggtgttggaatttttatttggcatcaaactttgaaaattttattttctttcgcgTAAATGAGATTCTTTTATGATAAAAAATATGTAGGCAAAATTAATGTTTCGCTGTTTCCTTGATTCTTTAAAACAAAATCATCCCGTGGTACGTTTATAATTGCGCACCTGATTACCACGATCTTTTCAACCATTTGCATTATTTATTCCTGGGAGTGCAGCTGTCGTTATGAAACGCGTTACAGTCCTTCCTGAACTGGCTCCCTTGTTGAGTATCCAAGTTAAAATGTTACCTTACTACTACGTTGCAATTAGGGCAATAAATATGTTACACCTGGGCCGTATAATTTTTTGTGATCTTATCTGTACCAAGCTACCGTATCCTATATGCCGAccctatatttatttttaaaccgTGCTTTTATTTGTGAACAAAACGAATGTTGTCACGTCTATCGTCGGTTCTAAGGTATTCTGTAACGAACATGCTTCTTGATGGCGTAATTCTGGTTTATTTTCGAGGAAAAATGCCATTTTTCTTATTGTAGACGTCCTGGAATCGTTGGAAACGATAAAACCAAGTAATCGAGGGTGTGAAACCGCGCGAACGAGAGGTGGTTATCCGCGTGGCGGAAAATGAAAACGCGTGATCGTCGAAGTTCTCTAATTTCGAGTGAGACTAAGGGGAAAAGTGGGCCACCGTGTGCGTCCGAGACGATACACGTGCCATGGCTATTTATACGGCAGACGGACGAGCAGGAAAGAGGCGACGTTTAGGACATGCACGAAAGAAGGCAAAAGAACGATCGGATGCGACACAGAAAACCGGGGGAAGGAAACGGTGCAATCCTGATGGAACCAGAATTAGAATGACTCATGGGATTATTTGGGTTTATGTAATCCGAGAAATTCGACGACGGCGAATGATGATGTTGTTGCTGAATCGACCGAGTTATTGGTTGCCTCGTACAAGTACGAGGATCATGGTATCACGTTGCATCTATGATGCCTAAAGTAGATTTCTAGATTGCCTGGAATTGCCCGAGTGATTGTCAAATGTATCTCTATGTAGTGTCGTTTCTGCATGATTTTCATCGCATCTCTCTTTGTAAAGAATTTTTACTGATAAATTGATTTCAGTCCATTTAGTATCCAATTACGATATCCTAAAGAAATTGGCACGTGGCAACGCGAGCCGATAGTTGCATTCTCTACCTATTTTTTCTATCCTACTTCATTCCTAACCGAATCATGGAGCTTTAGGATTTTGCTGTTAAAGACCAATTAAATCGTTTGCGGACACCCTTCTTCGAGGTCGGACCTCGATGACAGCTGCATCTCACTGTCAATCAGTGTCCTCTTCTCGTTTCTGCGGGCGGTCAATTAAGTGGACGGTAACTCAATCCTTGCGGATGTCCCCACCACTTTATTTCGAGTCTCACGAGAATAACGAGGCAGTGGTAACTTAATTTCACGAAGCGTACACGCGCTCGGGCACGCTGTTTTTGTCAGCGACGTTTATTCTCGCCGTCGCTCGTTCCCGGATTTACCGAATAAATAAGCGTTTCCATCCCCCGGATCGTGGAAACGTTCACCGAGTCGGAATAATTTAATCGCACGCTGAACTGTACTTGT
This portion of the Bombus affinis isolate iyBomAffi1 chromosome 1, iyBomAffi1.2, whole genome shotgun sequence genome encodes:
- the LOC126923948 gene encoding uncharacterized protein LOC126923948, whose protein sequence is MTNEYRATMVKLRVSPVLILFAICGVNLVEPLVKESLSKFLGSLAGIKQVRIPELLNQLCNESQGSDTVRRDACYGCFFRASSQTVGYPLLVAMSNCAYIYLNNTDYGHCQQYLSNATGTANSRTNPTTIYCTFLECVRQVNKDNLLRECVGEAIRMFPNFNLTDVKLAQLYVNTTACVLAKTRCSQMNPITGEFQEDDLANKLHIPTVNALLVNTDYNMNIVQLPFHSTSIDLCAKYRNYEQASWSNVVC